One genomic segment of Tursiops truncatus isolate mTurTru1 chromosome 11, mTurTru1.mat.Y, whole genome shotgun sequence includes these proteins:
- the PNPLA3 gene encoding 1-acylglycerol-3-phosphate O-acyltransferase PNPLA3: MYDPERGWSLSFAGCGFLGIYHIGVTSCLSERAPHLLRDARTFFGASAGALHCAFLLSGIPMEQTLQALVDLVRSARSRNIGVLHPTFSLNKEVRDGLQKHLPDNVHQLVSGKIVISLTRVADGENVLVSDFRSKDEVVDALSCSSFVPFFSGLIPPSFRGVRYVDGAVSNIIPFFDTKTTITVSPFYGESDICPKVKSTNFLHVNVTKLSVRLCSENLYLLTRVLFPSDLKVLGELCCQGYLDTVRFLEENGICDRPPLCLSASPAESEVLEAPREHGSLQSSPSMAAGEAKPEEATLLDHPHLSILPWEDSTLETLSPRLTIALREAIGNQDGYGNKMCNFLPIKVMSYLVLPCTLPVESAIAVVQRLVMWLPDMPSDIQWLWWTTSRICSRVMTRLLPVEPCIKDAGQKLLN, from the exons ATGTACGACCCCGAGCGCGGCTGGAGCCTGTCCTTCGCCGGCTGCGGCTTCCTGGGCATCTACCACATCGGGGTGACCAGCTGCCTGAGCGAGCGCGCCCCGCACCTCCTGCGCGACGCGCGCACGTTCTTCGGGGCCTCGGCCGGGGCGCTGCACTGCGCCTTCCTCCTCTCTGGGATCCCCATGG AGCAGACATTGCAGGCCCTCGTGGACCTTGTCCGGAGCGCCAGGAGCCGGAACATTGGCGTCCTCCACCCGACCTTCAGTTTGAACAAGGAGGTCCGAGATGGTCTCCAGAAACACCTCCCAGACAACGTCCACCAGCTCGTCTCGGGCAAAATTGTCATCTCGCTCACCAGAGTGGCCGATGGAGAAAATGTGCTGGTGTCTGATTTTCGGTCCAAAGACGAAGTCGTGGAC gccttgtcttgttcctcctTCGTGCCTTTCTTCAGTGGCTTGATCCCCCCCTCCTTCAGAGGCGTG CGATACGTAGATGGAGCAGTGAGTAACATCATACCCTTCTTTGATACCAAAACGACCATCACTGTTTCCCCCTTCTATGGGGAGAGTGACATCTGCCCCAAAGTCAAGTCCACGAACTTTCTTCACGTGAACGTCACCAAGCTCAGTGTACGCCTCTGCTCCGAGAACCTCTACCTATTAACCCGGGTGCTATTCCCTTCGGATCTCAAG GTGCTTGGAGAGCTGTGCTGTCAAGGATACTTAGACACGGTCAGGTTCTTGGAAGAGAATG GCATCTGTGACAGGCCCCCTCTGTGCCTGAGTGCATCCCCAGCAGAGTCGGAAGTCCTTGAGGCCCCCCGGGAGCACGGGAGCCTGCAGTCTTCCCCGAGCATGGCCGCCGGGGAGGCGAAGCCTGAGGAAGCCACGCTGCTGGATCACCCACACCTCAGCATCCTACCCTGGGAAGACAGCACCCTGGAGACCCTGTCGCCCAGGCTCACCATAG CCCTGAGGGAAGCAATTGGAAACCAAGATGGGTACGGAAACAAGATGTGCAACTTCTTACCAATTAAGGTCATGTCCTACCTGGTGCTGCCCTGCACGCTGCCCGTGGAGTCCGCCATTGCTGTGGTCCAGAG ACTGGTGATGTGGCTTCCGGACATGCCCAGCGACATCCAGTGGCTGTGGTGGACGACCTCCCGGATTTGTTCTCGAGTGATGACGCGTTTGCTCCCTGTGGAGCCCTGCATCAAGGACGCAGGACAAAAACTCCTGAATTAA